GACAAAGTTGGCGGTTACGTGGCTGCGCGTGTGTTACTCGCAGCAATCAATGGATCCTCCACTGCCCTGGTTTTTTGGATCATCGGTATGCCCTCATGGCTTGCCCTTGGAATTTGGGTTGGCATCGTTGCGCAATTTGTTCCGACGATTGGTACCTACATCGCCGTAATTTTCCCTGCAATCGTTGGCTTCCTTAGCCCCAACCCATGGATCGGTGTCATGGCCTTGGCTTGGGCACTGGTGTACCAGCAAGTTGAAAACCTCACCATCGAACCTAAAATAAGCGCACGCGCAGTGAATGTGCACCCAGCCGTTGCATTCGCATCAGTCATGCTTGGCGCAGCTCTCTTTGGAGTGGCAGGTGCCCTGCTTGCAGTACCTGTCTGCGCAATGATCATTGCGTTGGGTGAAGCGAACAATGCTCGACACTCTGTGCGCGCCGATGTCGCTGCACAGATTGACCAGTAGGCAACACAAGCCAAGTTGTTATTGGAATCCCGCGATGGCCCTAGGCGTGTAAGGCTCCTCGAGGGCCGCCATGTCATCCTCCGTCAGTTTCACATCGAGTGCGGCGACTGCATCAGATAAATGGTGAGGCTTTGTCACGCCAACAATCGGTGATGTGATTCCAGGCTTTGCTAACACCCATGCGAGAGCAACCTGCGCTGCTGGCACTCCATGGCGATGGGCTACCGCTTCTACTTGTTCAACAATGGCCTTGTCACTGTCGTGATACAGGCTCTGCCCAAACTCATCCGTTTCGCTGCGAGCACTCACCGTGTCCCAAGGGCGGGTAAGTCGACCGCGCGCCAGCGGGCTCCATGGAATTACACCAACACCCTGATCGACACACAATGGCAGCATTTCGCGTTCTTCTTCGCGATGCAGCAGGTTGTAGTGATCTTGCATAGAAATGAATTTGCTCCAGCCATTGAGTTCTGCTGTGTATTGCATCTTCGAAAACTGCCAGGCATACATTGAGGATGCGCCGATGTAACGAACTTTTCCTGCTTTCACAACATCGTGAAGAGCTTCCATCGTTTCTTCAACCGGCGTGCGTCGATCGAAACGGTGGATCTGATAAAGGTCTACATAGTCCGTACCAAGTCGACGCAGGCTATGGTCGATTTCTGTCATCACTGCCTTGCGAGAAAGACCGGCTGCATTTGCATCCTTTCGCATCGCGCCGTTGAGCTTGGTCGCAATCACTACTTCATCTCGATCTGCAAAATCATTAAGTGCATTACCGAGGATCTCTTCACTGCTACCCGCTGAATAGACGTTAGCTGTGTCAAAGAAATTGATTCCCTCTTCAAGTGCGCTCTTGATGATGACGCGACTGTCATCTTCATTCATCGTCCATGCGTGAGGCCCACGATCAGGGGCGCCGAAACTCATTGCGCCAAGGCAGATTTTTGAAACTGATAGTCCTGAGTTGCCCAACTTGGTGTAACGCACAGCGGCCCACTTTCATCTCACCTATTGATTACCCATCATTTCGCATAATCCTGTTCTTCGTCCCAACTTTCTTCCACGTCACCAACATGTGTGATGCGATGAGGAATCGACCGGACAGCGAATATCGCTCCAGAGAAGGCGAGAACTGCTGCCACGATCAAAGCAATCTTCATGCCGTAGAGATACGCAGTTCCCGCAACCTCCATGAGTGCTTGATGACTCTCGATCGGAAGCGTGTCAGCAAGGTGCACAGCTGCCGAAAGCGATGCATCAGCTCCTTGGAGTTGTTCAGGTGTGAGACCTGGAATTGAATCTGCTGATTGGCTGAATCGACTCTGGAAACCAACGGTGGCAATACCTCCCAGGAGCGCAATACCAAGGGCTTGTCCCGATTGGCGCGTGATCTGATTCAGTGCCGATGCGCCGCCTGATCTATCTGGTGGTACCGCAGTCATCATGGCCTCTGTACTGGCAGGCATAAATACGCTGAATGATGTCGCCATGAATGCAAAGGCCAACCCAAGCATCCAATATGGGGAGGTCGCGCTTGTTGCAGTCATTGCTAATGCGGAAACACCTGTCATCGCTGTGCCAAAGGCAATCGTGCGCCGCAGCCCAAAGGTTTGCATGATCCATGGTGCTCGAGGTACAACGAGCAGGTTCACGCAAACGATGGGACCAGAGGTAGCGATCGCGGCTTGCAGTGGCGAATATCCTTTTACGAGTTGCAACGTGATCGTTGCCAAAAACATTGCACCTGACATCGCAATGAACGCGAAGGTAAGTGTGACCGCTGCGGCGCTCAATTGACGATTCTTCATGAGTGTCAGTTCGAACATTGGTGAAGACGTCGTGTTCTCCCACCAAAAGAACAACAAGGCGAACAGGAATCCAACTGCGAAGCCAGCAAGGATTGGTGGGCTCGTCCACCCGTGGCCAGGAGCTTCAATCACTGCCCAAATGAGGGTTGCCAGCGCAACCGTAGAAAAGAGGGCTCCGAGTAAATCAAAGCGTGCAGTGTCCGGGTCATATGAATCCGGAACTAGGAGCGCACACAACACCACGGTGATAGCGAGCACTGGCAGGTTCACGATGAAGCACGCTTGCCAACTGAACCAAGCCAGAAGTAAGCCTCCCGTGATCGGCCCGATGAAGGAACCGATTGCATTCATCAGCGACCAGTAGGCGATGGCCTTTCGGCGTTCCTTCTTCTCGCGAAACACATCAACCAAGATCGACAGTGTTGCTGGCATGGTGAGTGCAGCTCCCACGCCCATCAATGCGCGCCACACTATTAATTGAGTTGGGTCGGTAGCCATTGAAGCTCCACCGATAGTGATCATTGTGAGCACTAGACCCAGGAGCAACGCTTTCTTTCGGCCGTACTTGTCACCAATTGCTGCGCCGGTCAGCGTGAGCCCTGCCAACACCACGATGTAGGCATCCACGATCCATTGAAGTTGTGAATCCGATGCATCAAGTTCATGCACCAAGGTAGGTAGTGCAGTATTCAGAATTGACACCTGCATCGTGACTGTCACCAGTACAAGACACAACACAATCAGCACTAGCCACCGGCGTGGGTGACCCAGGTGAGCTGATTGCGACATATTCGCAGTTTGGCACGAAGCACACACGGGCGCTCAAGCCTTTGCGAAAGTAACCCGCATAGTAAGCAAGATCACAAAGGGATCATGCTTATCGAAGCCTTACCGAGGAAGCTTGCGAAATACCGATCGTGGCATTGACTTAAGACCCGCCATCACAAAGCGCAAAGGACCAGGCGCATATACGGTTTCCTTGCCCCTACGCAACGACTTCACCACGATGTCAGCAACTACGCTGGCATCGGTTGTCATTGGTGCTTCAGGTAATCCCGCACTCATCTTTGTACGCACCATTCCCGGGCGAACAACGAGCACATGAGCACCAGTTCCGTGCAGTGCATCACCGAGCCCTTGCGCGAAGGCATCGAGACCAGCTTTCGTTGAACCGTAGATGAAGTTCGAACGACGAGCGCGGTCACCGGCAACACTTGAATACACAACGAGTGAACCATGCCCTTGTATACGCAATCGACGAGCAACGTGAAGGCCAATACTTACGGCACCTGTGTAGTTCGTTGTTGCGATTTCTACAGCCAGAGCAGGATCTGCTTCGGCAGCCTCTTGATCACCAAGAACACCGAACGCCAACAGCACGATATCGATATCTCCTGCATCGAAGATTTCATTAATAAAAGCGCTGTGTGAATCCGTGCTCTTGGCATCGAAGTCAACAGCCGTAACTCCTGAAATACCTTCGGCGGTCAATGTCGAAACTGCAAGGTCACGGGCAGCTGAAGGGCGCGCAGCAAGAATTACGCGACGCAGGCGGCGGTGTGGCAGCGCCTTAACGGTTGCCAATGCAATCTCACTGGATCCTCCCAGTACGAGTACTGACTGTGGTTCACCGAGAGCGTCGTTCATGTGTTCCCCTTTATAAGTGACGTACTAAATAGAAAGTCTGCGAGCAAGGTCTGATGTGAATACACCTTGCGGATCTAGAGCATCTCGAACCTTTTGCCATTCACCTAACCGTGGATAGGTCCGTGCAAATATTTGTGGTGACTGACGAGAGTCTTTTGCCAAATACAGACGCCCTCCTGAATTCGCGACAAGCTCATCCAACTCATCCAGAGCAGCACCTAGCCCATCAATGCCTGCAGGCACATCTGCGGCAAGTGTCCAACCTGCTTGCGGAAAAGACAATGGCGCAGGATTTGCAGCGCCGAATCGCTTCAGCACAGTGAGGAAACTCGGTGCACCAACTTCGCGTAGCCGATCTAGTGCAGTGCGAATGAGGTGTCCGGCGCTATCAGGCACCACGAATTGATATTGCAGGAAGCCCCGAGGCCCATAGATTCGATTCCAATCAGCAACACCATCCAGTGGATGGAAGAAGGCGCCAATCGATTGAAGTTCATCAGTGCGCGACTTTGGTGCCTTGCGGAACCACGCTTCATTGAATGCGCGAATGGTGAGTTTGTTCAACAACCCACCCGGAATGATTGAAGGCGCTGTGGCGATCGCTTTGGGATCAAACGCGAGTGCTTCACTTTTCTGCTTTGCATTCAGTTGCTCTATTGGAGCATGGTCTCCGCTGGTAATTACCCCTCGACCACTTGGTGAAACAGTGTCGATCCATGCAACGGTGTAGCGGTATTTATTATCGCCTGCGACCATCTTCGACATCACTTCATCAAGATCGTTCACACGCTCGGTATCAACGCTGATCAGTGAACTCGTGACCGGGATGACATCAAAAGTTGCCTGTGTGACGGCGCCCGTGAGCCCCATGCCACCAACAGTTGCCCAAAACTGTTCTTGAGTTGCGCCTTCAGGGGTTAGCTCACGCACTTCGCCAGCGCCATCAACAAGAGTCAATGACTTCACGTGCGATCCGAAGGTTCCATCAACATGGTGGTTCTTGCCATGCACATCGGCGCCAATGGCTCCACCAACTGTGACCATGCGAGTGCCCGGAGTTACAGGTACAAATGCACCTTGCGGGACTGTCGCGCGCATGATCGCATCCAGGCTTGCGCCTGCACCAGCGGTGATAGTTCCCGCTTTCGCGTCATATGAAATGGAATTCATCGCCCGCAAATTCAGGACTGTTGCCCCACCGCTTTGAGCCGCATCGCCGTAAGAACGCCCCAATCCGCGGGCTAGAACGCCACGTGGCCCGGCCGCACGAATGGCTACCTGTACTTGCTCAACCGATGAGCACTCAGTGACTCGTGCAGAACTTGGGCAGGTGCGACCCCAACCAGTAAGAAGTTGCTCACCGTGAGTGAGCGAGAGTGACTGTGTCATTTCAAACTCCCAACGCGCCGAGACCAAAGAGCACGATCCAAGCAAAGCCAAGAATCAGCAACACCTTGTCGTGCAGTACGGCATCTTCGGGTGCTTCGGCTTTACCTTTATCGATGCCCACTGCGTATCTCAAGATGGCTAAAACGAAAGGGAGCACTGACCATTGTGCCCAGGGCAGGGTTGATGGTGCCGCACCTACTTCAAATGCCCACAAGCAATATGCCGTGATGGTTACCGCTGCCGCAGTTCCCCAGACAAATCGTAAATAACTCAAGGTGTAACCCTCAAGGCTCTTGCGCTTAACTTTCGGCTGATCGTCAGCAGCTGCTTCTAGCCAAGCAAGCTCGCAATAGCGCTTACCTGCTGCCATGAACAGGGATCCAAAACCAGCGACAATTAAGAACCATTGCGAGATAGGAAGATTTGATGCAACACCGCCGGCGACGGCCCGCAAAAGGAAGCCCATGGAGAGCAGCGCAAGTTCAATGACTGGCTCATGCTTTAACCCAAGTGAATACGAAAGCGTGAAGACAAAGTAGATCCCGATGACACCTGCGAGCTCTGGCCTAATCGCAAACGCGAGAACTCCTGAAGCCACAACCAGCATTGCGGCCATAACCGTTGCTACTGCTGGGGAAAGTTCTCCTGCGGGAATCGGGCGAAAACGCTTTATTGGATGCTGCTGATCATTCTTAATATCTCGTAGGTCATTGATTAAGTATGTTGAACTCGATACTAAACAAAATGCAATAAAGGCGCCCACTGTTGGCCAGAACACGTCAACTTCGAAAACTGAACCGGCTGCTAACGGTGCCGCAAAAACTAAAACGTTCTTGAGCCACTGTCGTGGTCGTAATGCAACGAAGGCTGCAGTTAGCCTTGAGCGCTGCTTCATGTCTGTGCTCATGCGCTCACGCCAAGATCAAAAGTTCGAATCTCACTATTGCGTGGCTCGGAATCACCCACGATTCGGGCAAGTTGAGGAACCACTAAGAACCACGTGATGACATGCATCACGATCAGCAACACTCGTGTTGACCAAAGCACGGATTCCGGCTGCATGATCGGTCCTGCAAGTGACACCAGAGCAATCAGAGTCCCTATCCAAAACACGATTCGTTTTGCAAAACGACGACCAAGGGTTAGACCTGACAAGAGTGCTCCAACAAGTGCGACAGCCACCGGCATGAGGAGTACGAATACCCATGACAATGACGTGGGGTCTGCATCTTGCGATCGACTGACATCAAAAGGCACACCGCAGAGCACAGCGATCCCAAACACGATCAGGCTCAACAGGCCAGACCAAATCCCGGTCACAAGCCCCGCGTAGAGCAAAAACCGGACCTTGGGGTTGAGCGCCTTTGGGGGTGCAATCGGGGTCACCGAGCGCAGCCACGGACGGGAGGTCATGGACCCATTGTGTCGAATGCGGCTTGTATTGGCGGGAGGTGGATTGCCCAATATGTGACCTTGCCCCATCCCCTCGCAACAATGCGAGGGTTCGGCGTAAGGTCAAGGGGTGCATCAGGAGCATCAGGAATGACCAAGCCCACCGTAAAAACACCTTCGACCCCCTTGGGTTTGGTGGCAGTTTCCTTGGTCATTGCGATGGTGAGTGTCTTGATGGTTTCCCTCGTGATTTCCGGGGGCTCCTACTCCGTTCCAGCCCCTGGGCTACCCGACCCGGGCGCCCTGGTGGTCTGGGGAACCCCAATCCTTCGACTCCTCACAGATCTCGCCGCTATCGCCACGATTGGTTGGCTCCTGGCCGCAAGCATCTTGGATCCGGCCGGTAAGGGCGGGGTGGTCTCGCCCGCTGGTCGCCGTGACCTCATGCGTGCAGCCATCGCTGCCTTTATTTGGGCGTTCTTGGCCATCACCCAAATGATCTTTGCCTTGGCAAACATCCTCGGGCTACCACTCAGTGAAGTGTTTAACCCTCAGGTCATCGGTACCTTCGCCAACGAGGTACCCCTGACACGTGCACTTGTGGCGGTCTCAGTACTCGCCCTCGTCATCGGTGTTGGCGCCTTGGTCAGCGCGACAACAGGCGCTGCACTCAGCTGGCTAGTTGTCGGGCTAGTTGCAGCCTCACTTCCATCATTGGGTGGACACGGCGCGGGTTTAGGTGACCACGCTCTGGCACTTACAGCAGGCATTGCCCACGTGCTTGGCGCATTCTTATGGATCGGCGGCTTACTCGCACTCGCAATTCATGCGGCACGCAAAGACTTCCCTATTCACAAAGCAGTCCAACGGTTTTCTTCGATCGCCCTTGTTGCATTTATCTTGGTTGCAGTAAGTGGACTCGCGAATGCCTATACCCGCCTTGATTCAATTTCACAGTTGATCACAACTGGATATGGTCAAATCACCGTTGCAAAATTGATCGTACTCATCGCACTGGGAACCATTGCCTGGATCATTCGCTCGAGAATTTCCAATTCGTTATCGACCAGCCGCACATGGGTATTTGCTCGCGTGGCATCGCTTGAATTGTTGGCAATGGGTATTGCAATTGCACTTGGCGTTGCTCTGGCTTCATCTGCGCCCCCTCGAATTGAAACGCAATTCAGTTCGCTTGGTGAGAGTCTCCTTGGCTTTGGTTATCCGCCAGCGCCAACGATCTCCTCGGTGATGCTTGGGTTCCGTCTTGATCCCCTGTTCTTCACAGGTTCATTGATCGCAGCCGGCTTGTACTGCTTTGGCGTCGCCCGCCTACGTAGCCGTGGCGACAAATGGCCAATAGGTCGAACCGTTTCCTGGCTATTGGGGATTGGCGTCGTGATCTGGTGCACGAATTCAGGTATCGCGATGTACTCACAAGTTTCCGTTTCATTGCACATGACAGAGCACATGACCATGGCAATGCTTGCACCAATTCTGTTGGTACTGGGTGCACCCGCAACTCTGGCATTGCGTGCAATTAAGCCAAGTCATGGCAACGACCGTGGGCCACGCGAATGGCTGGTGTGGTTTTTGCACAGTTGGCCAACAAAGATTTTGACGAATCCGTTTTATGTGTTCTTCATTTACGTTATTGGTTTGTACGGCCTTTACCTGACGCCAGCATTTGGATGGTTGATGGGTAGCCACGTTGGTCACATCTATATGCAAATGCATTTTCTTTTCGCCGGGTATCTTTTTTACTGGATCGTGATTGGCATCGACCCAAGGCCAAAACCTTTGCCGTACTGGGGCCGTTTCATGTTGCTGCTCATGGCAATTTCGGTCCATGGCTTCTTCGCCGTGATTCTGATGATGAGTACGGATCTGTCCTTGGCACCAGAGTGGTATTCAATCGTTCGTCCGCCGTGGGTGACTGATCTAGTTGCGGATTCTGAAACGGGCGGCCAAATCGCTTGGGCTCTCGCAGAAATTCCAACCGTGCTTGTCATGATCATCATTGCTATCCAATGGGCTAGAAATGATGACCGGGAATCCAAGCGCAACGATAGGCAAGCCGATCGGGATGGCAATGCGGAAATGAATGCCTACAACGAGCGTCTTGCACGCTTGGCTGAATACGACAAACACAACTCCCAATGATCAAGCGAGTTGCCGCGATATTCGTTGCCCTCGCGATACCTATTGCATTCTTAGAAACACCAGCAGAGGCACAACAGCTTCAATGGCTAAACGCCATAACTACGAGCGATCAAGTTGTCGTTGTCACCGCAACCCACCGATCCGCAACGGTAGGCACGCTTCGCGCGTATCAACGAGTCAATGGTCAATGGGATTTGATTCAGTCACCCGCTGCAGTATTTTTAGGGCGATCAGGGTTGGTACCGGGTGTCGCGCGAGTGCAGTCAAGTGGCACTACCCCCATGGGCACGTTTGACCTTCTCACAGCCTTTGGTCGCAAAACTAATCCCGGCACCCAAATGGCGTATACGCGCGTTGATCACAACGATGCCTGGACCTATAACCCCAAGGTTCCTAGTACCTACAACGTATTTCAAAGCGTTGACCGAACCTGGGCAACGTACGGGAAATACGTTGAACATCTGTGGCAGCTAGGTCCGCAATATGACTACGTCATCACCACGAGCTTTAATCAACCTCCAGGCCCGATCGCTCAAGGCCACGATGGCGTGAATCGAGCAACATCGCATGCAAATATTCATCGGGGTGGCGGAATTTTTCTGCACGTCTCAAAAGGCATCCCTACAGCCGGTTGCGTGAGTATGCAAAGAAATGTCATGCGTGCCCTACTTCAGTGGCTTGAGCCTTCAGCTCACCCGGTTGTCGTGATTGGGCTTGCGAAAGATTTCAATTCATGACTGAACCAGTAATACGAATATCTCGCAGCACGGGAAACTCCTCGCGAACGCGCAATGGCATTTCTGGGTCAACATCTATATAAAGAATGCACTCGTCACTTCCAGCCATGGCAACGACATCGCCTTGGGGATTCACAACCTGGGAATATCCACCCAAAACCACATCACCTTGCACACCAATTTCATTACATGCAATGACCCAGCATTGATTTTCAATTGCGCGCGCACGAACGAGAACATTCCAAGCTTCAATACGCGCCGCTGGCCAGCCGGAACTGACGATCACGGTTGTGGCATGGCGTTGACCAAGGAGTCGGAAAAGTTCGGGGAAGCGGAGGTCATAGCACGTACTCAAACCCGTACTTCCCAGCACAGTTTGCACAACAGCAAGTTCATTGCCCCCAGTGAGCACAGCCGCCTCACCGGAATCAAAACCAAAGAGGTGCACTTTGCGATAGGTCGCAATGACTTCCCCATTTGGATCAATAAGCACACTTGTGTTGTAGAGATTTCCGGAAGTATCTCGTTCGGCAAAAGAGCCCGCGTGTAACCAGATTCCGTTGCTTGCTGCTAATTCACTCATCAATGTCACTAGTGGGCCTCTTGCAGACTCGGCGAATTGCGCAGCCGCAGGAATGTCGAAGGCGCCTACGTGCCATAGCTCTGGCAGCACAACCACATCTGCTGTTTGTGCTGCTTCATTGATGAGCTCGACTGTTCGAGCGATGCGAGCAGTAACTGACTCTCGGCTGGAAACATCTAGCTGCACTAAAGCAACGTTCACTGGCATCACCAAAGCCTAAGTGCAACCCATCAATTGCGGTTAATGTTCGCACCATGCATTCCTCTCTTACCTTCGACGATCTCTTCACTGCTTGGCTATCGGCCAGTCTGGAAGTGCGAGAGATCGTCGCCGATCTGGCACCTGAGCAACTTGCTCTGCCCACTGGGTGTAGTGCATGGAACGTGCAAGATATTTTCGCCCACATCATCGACATCGAATGGTTGATGTCAGGGCAGCCACCTATGGACCACGAACCCGACTGGGAATCACTTCCAGAACTAGGGCGTTCAGGTCGCGTGACTGAAGTTGGTGTTGATGGTCGCCGAAACCACAACCTGGCGGAGTTACTCGATGAATTTGATGAGGTCATCGCCCAACGTCAAACTCAATTGATGTCTGGTTCCCATGACCTCACATCACTCGTCAAGGGGCCTACTGGCACTGACTGGACTCTGCAAAAATCATTTGAGATGCGCATCAATGACACCTGGGTTCACGGCCAAGATATCCGCACTGCCATCGGCCAACCAGGTGGGCTCGAGAGCCCAGCGGCACAGATTTCGGCGCAGTCATTAATGGAAATGCTGCCAATAGCCTGGGCGAAAACCGTCCAAGCACCAATCGGCTCCGCGTTAGAAATACGCATTACCTCTCCATTTACGCTCTCCACGCAAGTCAATATCGATGATGACGGTCGGGCGAATCTGACTGCGGATCAGACTCCGACTGTTGTGGTTGAGGGTGCGTGGGGCGTACTTCTTCCACTCCTTACAGGTCGTTCCAACGATGCCGCCCTGAAGGCTGAACTCAAGATTGACGGCGACGCTGAACTCGCCGGCCGACTCCTTGCCAAAATGGCGATCACGTCCTAGGGCACAATGGCATCTATGGCGAGCCCGACTGAACCAATCCGAGTGTTTCTCCTCGACGATCACGAAATTGTGCGGCGCGGACTTGCAGATCTCATTAATTTGGAAAGCGACATGGAAGTTGTCGGAGAGGCTTCGACTAAAGCCGAAGCGTTAACACGAATTCCTGCATCTCGCCCAACCGTTGCTGTACTTGATGTGCGACTGCCAGATGGAACTGGTGTTGAAGTATGCCGAGACATTCGCTCTGATCTCCCCGATGTCCGCTGTCTGATGCTCACCTCCTACGCCGATGATGAAGCGCTTTTTGACGCGATCATGGCGGGTGCTTCGGGATACGTGTTAAAAGAAATTCGCGGAAACGACTTAATGTCTGCAATCCGTGATGTCGCATCCGGGAAATCATTGCTCGACCCCACGGCAACGCAGCGCGTGCTAGACCGTTTGCGCCAAGGTGAACATCAGGATCAGCGGCTGCAGGGGTTGTCGGACCAAGAGCGCAGGATTTTGATTCTCATCGGTGACGGACTTACGAACCGACAAATCGGTGAGGCAATGCACCTCGCTGAAAAAACAGTAAAGAACTATGTATCTAGCTTGCTTGCAAAATTGGGCATGGAACGTAGAACACAAGCAGCCGCTCTTGCCGCTCGCATGGCTGCAGAAGACCTACACAAGCACTCCTGACCATCAGTCAAGAGGCACTCGCCAAACCAAGCGCGTACCTCCATGTTCTGCCGCGCGTTCCATAAGGCATGAACCGCCTAACTCTTGCGCTCTTGCGGAAAGATTGGCGACACCTGAACGGCGCGATGGGCCAGTTGGAGAGATGCCGACACCATCATCGGTAACCATTAACACCACTGTTGCCGGATCAACTTCAACCATCACATCAATCCGATTTGCTTGCGCATGCTTCACAGCGTTAGACAGAGCCTCACGGAGTGCAGCGATGAGATGTTCACTTATTCGGTCGCTCACGAGTGAATCTACCGGACCAACGAATCTCACTGAAGGATCAAAGCCAAGCAGTGCACCAGATTGAGCTGTTTCGCGTAATACCCGACCGCGAACTCCAGAAGCGGGGCCGCTTGTTGGTTCATGAAGGGCAAAGATTGTTTGACGGATTTCACGAATGGTTTCATCAAGTTCATCGACGGCTCGCGAGATGCGGTCTTCCACCCCTTCGCTGACATCAC
The window above is part of the Candidatus Nanopelagicales bacterium genome. Proteins encoded here:
- a CDS encoding aldo/keto reductase — its product is MRYTKLGNSGLSVSKICLGAMSFGAPDRGPHAWTMNEDDSRVIIKSALEEGINFFDTANVYSAGSSEEILGNALNDFADRDEVVIATKLNGAMRKDANAAGLSRKAVMTEIDHSLRRLGTDYVDLYQIHRFDRRTPVEETMEALHDVVKAGKVRYIGASSMYAWQFSKMQYTAELNGWSKFISMQDHYNLLHREEEREMLPLCVDQGVGVIPWSPLARGRLTRPWDTVSARSETDEFGQSLYHDSDKAIVEQVEAVAHRHGVPAAQVALAWVLAKPGITSPIVGVTKPHHLSDAVAALDVKLTEDDMAALEEPYTPRAIAGFQ
- a CDS encoding MFS transporter, which produces MSQSAHLGHPRRWLVLIVLCLVLVTVTMQVSILNTALPTLVHELDASDSQLQWIVDAYIVVLAGLTLTGAAIGDKYGRKKALLLGLVLTMITIGGASMATDPTQLIVWRALMGVGAALTMPATLSILVDVFREKKERRKAIAYWSLMNAIGSFIGPITGGLLLAWFSWQACFIVNLPVLAITVVLCALLVPDSYDPDTARFDLLGALFSTVALATLIWAVIEAPGHGWTSPPILAGFAVGFLFALLFFWWENTTSSPMFELTLMKNRQLSAAAVTLTFAFIAMSGAMFLATITLQLVKGYSPLQAAIATSGPIVCVNLLVVPRAPWIMQTFGLRRTIAFGTAMTGVSALAMTATSATSPYWMLGLAFAFMATSFSVFMPASTEAMMTAVPPDRSGGASALNQITRQSGQALGIALLGGIATVGFQSRFSQSADSIPGLTPEQLQGADASLSAAVHLADTLPIESHQALMEVAGTAYLYGMKIALIVAAVLAFSGAIFAVRSIPHRITHVGDVEESWDEEQDYAK
- a CDS encoding decaprenylphospho-beta-D-erythro-pentofuranosid-2-ulose 2-reductase; protein product: MNDALGEPQSVLVLGGSSEIALATVKALPHRRLRRVILAARPSAARDLAVSTLTAEGISGVTAVDFDAKSTDSHSAFINEIFDAGDIDIVLLAFGVLGDQEAAEADPALAVEIATTNYTGAVSIGLHVARRLRIQGHGSLVVYSSVAGDRARRSNFIYGSTKAGLDAFAQGLGDALHGTGAHVLVVRPGMVRTKMSAGLPEAPMTTDASVVADIVVKSLRRGKETVYAPGPLRFVMAGLKSMPRSVFRKLPR
- a CDS encoding FAD-binding oxidoreductase translates to MTQSLSLTHGEQLLTGWGRTCPSSARVTECSSVEQVQVAIRAAGPRGVLARGLGRSYGDAAQSGGATVLNLRAMNSISYDAKAGTITAGAGASLDAIMRATVPQGAFVPVTPGTRMVTVGGAIGADVHGKNHHVDGTFGSHVKSLTLVDGAGEVRELTPEGATQEQFWATVGGMGLTGAVTQATFDVIPVTSSLISVDTERVNDLDEVMSKMVAGDNKYRYTVAWIDTVSPSGRGVITSGDHAPIEQLNAKQKSEALAFDPKAIATAPSIIPGGLLNKLTIRAFNEAWFRKAPKSRTDELQSIGAFFHPLDGVADWNRIYGPRGFLQYQFVVPDSAGHLIRTALDRLREVGAPSFLTVLKRFGAANPAPLSFPQAGWTLAADVPAGIDGLGAALDELDELVANSGGRLYLAKDSRQSPQIFARTYPRLGEWQKVRDALDPQGVFTSDLARRLSI
- a CDS encoding decaprenyl-phosphate phosphoribosyltransferase encodes the protein MSTDMKQRSRLTAAFVALRPRQWLKNVLVFAAPLAAGSVFEVDVFWPTVGAFIAFCLVSSSTYLINDLRDIKNDQQHPIKRFRPIPAGELSPAVATVMAAMLVVASGVLAFAIRPELAGVIGIYFVFTLSYSLGLKHEPVIELALLSMGFLLRAVAGGVASNLPISQWFLIVAGFGSLFMAAGKRYCELAWLEAAADDQPKVKRKSLEGYTLSYLRFVWGTAAAVTITAYCLWAFEVGAAPSTLPWAQWSVLPFVLAILRYAVGIDKGKAEAPEDAVLHDKVLLILGFAWIVLFGLGALGV
- a CDS encoding DUF6069 family protein, with protein sequence MTSRPWLRSVTPIAPPKALNPKVRFLLYAGLVTGIWSGLLSLIVFGIAVLCGVPFDVSRSQDADPTSLSWVFVLLMPVAVALVGALLSGLTLGRRFAKRIVFWIGTLIALVSLAGPIMQPESVLWSTRVLLIVMHVITWFLVVPQLARIVGDSEPRNSEIRTFDLGVSA
- a CDS encoding cytochrome c oxidase assembly protein, whose translation is MTKPTVKTPSTPLGLVAVSLVIAMVSVLMVSLVISGGSYSVPAPGLPDPGALVVWGTPILRLLTDLAAIATIGWLLAASILDPAGKGGVVSPAGRRDLMRAAIAAFIWAFLAITQMIFALANILGLPLSEVFNPQVIGTFANEVPLTRALVAVSVLALVIGVGALVSATTGAALSWLVVGLVAASLPSLGGHGAGLGDHALALTAGIAHVLGAFLWIGGLLALAIHAARKDFPIHKAVQRFSSIALVAFILVAVSGLANAYTRLDSISQLITTGYGQITVAKLIVLIALGTIAWIIRSRISNSLSTSRTWVFARVASLELLAMGIAIALGVALASSAPPRIETQFSSLGESLLGFGYPPAPTISSVMLGFRLDPLFFTGSLIAAGLYCFGVARLRSRGDKWPIGRTVSWLLGIGVVIWCTNSGIAMYSQVSVSLHMTEHMTMAMLAPILLVLGAPATLALRAIKPSHGNDRGPREWLVWFLHSWPTKILTNPFYVFFIYVIGLYGLYLTPAFGWLMGSHVGHIYMQMHFLFAGYLFYWIVIGIDPRPKPLPYWGRFMLLLMAISVHGFFAVILMMSTDLSLAPEWYSIVRPPWVTDLVADSETGGQIAWALAEIPTVLVMIIIAIQWARNDDRESKRNDRQADRDGNAEMNAYNERLARLAEYDKHNSQ
- a CDS encoding L,D-transpeptidase family protein, producing MIKRVAAIFVALAIPIAFLETPAEAQQLQWLNAITTSDQVVVVTATHRSATVGTLRAYQRVNGQWDLIQSPAAVFLGRSGLVPGVARVQSSGTTPMGTFDLLTAFGRKTNPGTQMAYTRVDHNDAWTYNPKVPSTYNVFQSVDRTWATYGKYVEHLWQLGPQYDYVITTSFNQPPGPIAQGHDGVNRATSHANIHRGGGIFLHVSKGIPTAGCVSMQRNVMRALLQWLEPSAHPVVVIGLAKDFNS